AAGCCGTTCTCGCTGGCCGTCCGGCTCATGGCCAACATGACGGCCGGCCACATCGTGCTCCTTGCGCTGATCTCCCTGATCTTCGTGTTCGGGAGCTTCGCCATGGCCGTGGCGCCGGTGCTGATGGCGACCGCGATCTTTTTCCTGGAGATCTTCGTCGGCTTCCTCCAGGCGTTCATCTTCGCGATGCTGACGAGTGTGTTTATCGGGTTGATGCAGCATGCGCACTGACAGAAGTGCGTAAGTGCGTGAGTGCGTAAGTGCGCTCCGACCAACAACGCACTAACGCACTAACGCACTAACGCACCAGGCAGTTCGGGGGACGCGGCTTGCTCCCAGCTTCGCAACAAGCCGCCGGCGGGGACCGCTCACCCCCGTCGTACAGTACCCGGGCATGGGCCCCCGGGGAGGGCGCGCGGCAGCGATGCCGGCTGGCGTCCACCGGCCGAATGGGCCGGACGAGCGGAGCCCGACGACGAACCATCCCAAGATCCCTGGAGGGATTCTCATGATGATGATGCAAGCGGCGGTCGAGACCGCCAACGCGCTCAGCAACGGTCTACTCGGTGCCGCCCTCGGCGCCGGCCTCGCGGTCATCGGCGCCGGCATCGGCATCGGCCTGATCGGCTCCCGCGCGATGGACGGCATGGCCCGCCAGCCCGAGATCGCCGGCACCATCCAGACCGGCGCGCTGATCCTGGCCGCCTTCGTGGAAGGCGCCACCCTGTTCGCCATCGTGGTCGCGTTCCTGGTGCAGTCCGGCGTCTTCACCGCGCTGCGCGGCTGAGCTGGACCCGGCGGGCCGCCGCGGAAGCTCGCGGCGGCCGGCCACCCTGGCAGATCGTTCTTTTTCTATCGAACCGGACTCGAACCGGCAAACGGATATGCGTCGCTCCACCACCGCTCTCTCGGCCCTTCTCCTTCTCGGCTCCGCCGCGCCCCTGATCGCGCAGGAGCACGAGGAGGCGCCCGGCCTGCTGTCGCCGAACATCGGGCTCACCTTCTGGACGATCGTGGTGTTCGTGATCGTCCTGGGGGTCCTGTCCAGGTTCGCCTTCCCCAAGATCCTGGGCGCCGTGGAGGCCCGCGAGGAGAACCTCCGCCAGCTGGCCGCCGCCGCCGAGCGCGACCGCGCCGAGGCCGCCGCCATGATGGAGGAGAACCGGCGCATCCTGGAGGAGACCCGCGCCCGCGTGCAGGAGGCGGTCAACGAGGGCCGCACCAGCGCCGAGCGCATCCGCGCCGAGATGCTGGCCGAGACGCGCCGCGAGCAGGAAGCCCTGCTGGAGCGCGCCCGCCAGGACATCGCCGCCGAGCGCGAGGGCGCGCTGCAGGCCGTGCGCCGCGAGGCCGTGGACGTCTCCATGCGCGCCGCCGAGCGCCTGGTGCGCCGCAACCTGGACGGCGAGGACAACCGCCGCCTCGTTCGCGAGTACCTGGGCCAGGTCGCCACGCAGCCGGCCCTCGGCGCGGGGGTCTGACCCGTGCGCTCCGAGGTCATCGCGCGTAACTACGCGGACACGCTCCTCACCCTGGCGCAGCGCAACGGCGGCGCCAGCACGGCCGTCGAGTTCCAGACCGCCGCCGACGAGCTGGCCAGCCTGCTGAACACGGAGCCGCGCATCCGCGCCTTCCTGTCCGCGCCGGCCATCTCCATGGACGCCAAGAAGGCGGCGCTGCGCGGCGCGCTCGGCGGGCGCGTGCCCGAGCTCTTTCTGCGCTTCGTGCTGGTGGTGGTGGACAAGCGCCGCGACAACCTCCTCCGCGAGATCGCCCTGGCGTACCGCGAGCGGGTGGACGAGATGATGGGGCGCCTGCGGGTGGACGTCACCATCTCGCACGCGCCGGACGCCGCGCTGCAGGAGGAGATCCGCGCGTCGCTGCAGACGCGCTTCGGGCGCGACGTGATCGCCACCTTTCACGTGGACTCCGAGCTGTTGGGCGGCATGGTGCTCAAGGTGGGCGACCAGATCCTGGACGGCTCGGTTCGCAGCCAGGCGGCAGGGCTGCGCCGCAGGCTGATGGAAGCGTACCTCCCCGCCGGCACATGAAAAGCAGTGCCGAGTGCCGAGTGCCGAGTGCCCAGTAACTTCGGCCCGCGCACTAGGAACTAGGCACTAGGCACTTTCCGGACGAACCGGCGGGACCCAGCGGTTTAACAGGCAGCACGCAAGCATACTGATGAGCACCGGCGGCGCACGCCGGACCTGAAACGAGGATTAACGATGGCGGTCGATACCCAGCTCCGGGCCAGCGAGATCAAGAACGTTCTGCTCGGCGAGATCGAGCGGTTCGAGAACAACTTCACCGCCGAAGAGGTGGGCGAGGTCCTTGAGGTCAAGGACGGGATCGCGCGCATCTACGGCCTGGGCGGCGCCATGTCCAGCGAGCTGCTGGAGGTCACCGCCACCGAGAGCGGCCAGGTGGTGAGCGCCCTGGCGCTGAACCTGGAAGAGGACAACATCGGCGCCGTGGTGATGGGCGACTGGACGGTCATCCAGGAAGGCGACCGCGTGCGCCGCACGGGCCGCGTGTTCGACATCCCGGTGGGCCCGGCCTACCTGGGGCGCGTGGTCAACCCGCTCGGCGAGCCGGTGGACGGCCGCGGTCCCATCCCCTCCGTCGGCCGCCGCGCGGTGGACGTGGTGGCGCCCGGCATCGTGCTGCGCCAGCCGGTGAAGGA
This Longimicrobium sp. DNA region includes the following protein-coding sequences:
- the atpE gene encoding ATP synthase F0 subunit C, whose translation is MMMMQAAVETANALSNGLLGAALGAGLAVIGAGIGIGLIGSRAMDGMARQPEIAGTIQTGALILAAFVEGATLFAIVVAFLVQSGVFTALRG
- the atpF gene encoding F0F1 ATP synthase subunit B: MRRSTTALSALLLLGSAAPLIAQEHEEAPGLLSPNIGLTFWTIVVFVIVLGVLSRFAFPKILGAVEAREENLRQLAAAAERDRAEAAAMMEENRRILEETRARVQEAVNEGRTSAERIRAEMLAETRREQEALLERARQDIAAEREGALQAVRREAVDVSMRAAERLVRRNLDGEDNRRLVREYLGQVATQPALGAGV
- the atpH gene encoding ATP synthase F1 subunit delta; translated protein: MRSEVIARNYADTLLTLAQRNGGASTAVEFQTAADELASLLNTEPRIRAFLSAPAISMDAKKAALRGALGGRVPELFLRFVLVVVDKRRDNLLREIALAYRERVDEMMGRLRVDVTISHAPDAALQEEIRASLQTRFGRDVIATFHVDSELLGGMVLKVGDQILDGSVRSQAAGLRRRLMEAYLPAGT